Proteins encoded by one window of Salvia splendens isolate huo1 chromosome 14, SspV2, whole genome shotgun sequence:
- the LOC121765311 gene encoding protein NUCLEOLAR COMPLEX ASSOCIATED 4-like translates to MASVESEKKKQKKRAKHSLSELKTMGQQLLTSRAHVNNLPLLLTFINPNSPPQYALESLLSLQSFFTPLIPKLPSSSSRHPDSDPSPDPEFIYLTWLRSKFDELTHSLIDLVVSTQSDGALREVVLDSIMEFVKVGNAGKFNTVIYHKLLRAIVRSELGVDDIVLDMLSEKYFNYVDVRFFTCSSFEKLARTLEKEENKDASQDVNDLLSRPSIELSIQKMYKLLACIQPLEAVEEKLEMWNDSGTLLGKNNDKILSSKNVAKKMKLKFTKAWISFLSLPLPLDVYKEVLVTLHQSVISHLSNPIMLCDFLTRSYDIGGVVSVMALSSLFILMTQHGLEYPNFYNKLYALLEPSVFMAKHRSKFFQLLDSCLKSSLLPAYLAAAFCKKLSRLALFAPPSGALVIIALVHNLLQRHPSINFLVHREMGLDTAIDTSEEKNSTDGANKDLFEEKPGIDHFKNEENDPKNTNAMRSSLWEIDTLRHHYSPPVSRFALSVLNDLAVRSRIPEIAVSDFSSGSYATIFGDEIRRRVKQVPLAFYKMTPACLFSELDFPGWTFKDDQQDTSAKRKRVDSV, encoded by the exons ATGGCGTCCGTCGAATcggagaagaagaagcagaagaagagAGCTAAGCATAGTCTATCCGAGTTGAAAACCATGGGACAGCAGCTGCTGACCTCTAGAGCTCACGTCAATAACCTCCCCCTTCTCCTAACCTTCATCAACCCCAACTCCCCGCCACAATACGCCCTCGAATCTCTCCTTTCCCTCCAGTCTTTCTTCACTCCTCTCATCCCCAAGCTTCCTTCTTCCTCATCCAGGCATCCCGATTCCGACCCCAGCCCCGACCCTGAATTCATTTACCTCACGTGGCTACGCTCCAAGTTCGACGAGCTCACGCACTCCCTCATTGATCTCGTCGTCTCCACCCAATCCGACGGTGCTCTGCGG GAAGTTGTGCTTGATTCCATAATGGAATTTGTGAAAGTGGGAAATGCGGGAAAATTCAATACTGTTATTTATCACAAGCTTCTCCGAGCTATT GTTCGGTCTGAACTGGGTGTTGATGACATTGTATTGGATATGCTATCAGAGAAGTATTTCAATTACGTTGATGTTAG GTTCTTCACTTGCAGTTCCTTTGAAAAGCTAGCTCGGACTTTGGAGAAAGAAG AAAACAAAGATGCGAGTCAGGATGTGAATGATCTGCTTTCAAGACCAAG CATTGAGCTTTCCATTCAAAAGATGTATAAGTTATTAGCCTGCATACAACCGTTGGAAGCTGTAGAGGAGAAGTTAGAGATGTGGAACGATTCAG GAACTTTACTTGGGAAAAACAATGACAAG ATTTTATCTTCAAAAAACGTTGCAAAGAAAATGAAACTGAAGTTTACTAAAGCATGGATTTCATTCCTCAGTTTGCCTCTTCCTCTTGATGTTTACAAAGAG GTTCTTGTAACACTTCACCAATCGGTCATTTCTCACCTCTCAAACCCAATCATGCTATG TGATTTCTTGACACGATCCTATGACATAGGTGGTGTTGTGAGCGTCATGGCACTCAGCAGCCTGTTTATACTGATGACACAGCATGGCCTTGAGTACCCCAACTTCTATAATAAACTTTACGCTCTGTTGGAGCCCTCTGTGTTTATGGCAAAACATAGATCAAAATTCTTCCAG CTGTTGGACTCATGCTTGAAATCATCACTGCTTCCAGCATATCTTGCTGCTGCTTTCTGCAAGAAATTGAGTAGACTTGCACTGTTTGCTCCTCCTTCAGGAGCACTTGTCATCATTGCTTTGGTTCACAACCTTCTACAAAGGCATCCTTCAATTAATTTTCTGGTGCACAGG GAAATGGGTCTGGATACTGCAATAGATACTTCAGAAGAAAAAAACAGTACTGATGGTGCGAACAAAGATTTGTTTGAAGAGAAGCCAGGAATTGATCACTTCAAAAATGAGGAAAATGATCCCAAAAATACCAATGCTATGA GAAGCTCTCTCTGGGAGATTGACACTCTCCGTCATCATTACAGCCCTCCAGTCTCAAG ATTCGCTTTGTCTGTGTTGAATGATTTGGCTGTAAGAAGCAGAATTCCTGAAATTGCAGTAAGCGATTTTAGTTCGGGGTCATATGCAACCATATTTGGTGATGAG ATTAGACGAAGGGTCAAACAGGTGCCGTTGGCATTCTACAAAATGACTCCTGCATGTCTGTTTTCAGAGTTGGATTTTCCTGGTTGGACATTCAAAGACGATCAACAAGATACATCTGCAAAACGGAAACGGGTCGATTCAGTATAG
- the LOC121765313 gene encoding uncharacterized protein LOC121765313, which yields MLSPSPQRHPPVLSLCSSSTLQFRNTSTPAAPILTRISAATTTADVHDSASISTTTSWVEFAEKVSGEWDGFGADFTAEGQAVELPESVVPEAYREWEVKVFDWQTQCPTLATADNTPSLTYRSIKLLPTVGCEADAATVYTSEERHISARHGSAFAYASTGCYVAVDSSLESIELEHCLIDPNNKESRVRVIQVLDSELKLVRIKVFVEQWYGPFRNGDQLGGCAIRDSGFASTKQLEASRVCGVWQGTSAVARFDASHNNMILQLGDERASKSIRDEGGLVLLPKQLWSSVKKREDGNGDITCCEVGWLLDEGRAITSKCIFSGKALLKEIAIANETATQI from the exons atgctctcacCCTCCCCGCAGCGCCACCCGCCCGTCTTGTCCCTCTGCTCCTCTTCCACCCTCCAATTCCGTAATACTAGCACACCTGCTGCTCCGATTCTCACCCGCATCTCCGCCGCTACCACCACCGCCGACGTGCACGATTCCGCTTCGATATCTACAACCACCA GTTGGGTAGAATTTGCTGAAAAGGTGTCGGGAGAATGGGACGGATTTGGGGCCGATTTCACGGCGGAGGGGCAAGCGGTGGAATTGCCAGAATCGGTGGTGCCAGAGGCGTACAGGGAGTGGGAGGTCAAGGTCTTCGACTGGCAAACCCAGTGCCCCACCCTCGCTACCGCTGACAACACCCCCTCTCTCACCTACAGATCCATCAAACTCCTCCCCACCGTCGGATGTGAAGCCGACGCCGCCACCGTCTACACCTCAGAGGAGAGGCACATTTCGGCACGCCATGGCTCCGCCTTCGCATATGCATCCACCGGATGTTACGTAGCAGTTGATTCTTCACTCGAATCAATTGAGCTGGAGCATTGCCTGATTGATCCCAATAACAAAGAGTCTAGGGTGAGGGTAATTCAGGTGCTGGATTCCGAGTTGAAATTGGTCCGGATCAAAGTGTTTGTGGAGCAGTGGTATGGCCCCTTCAGGAACGGGGATCAGCTCGGTGGATGTGCCATTCGCGACTCGGGCTTTGCTTCAACGAAGCAGCTTGAAGCTTCTCGAGTTTGTGGTGTTTGGCAAGGCACCAGCGCCGTTGCCAGATTTGATGCCTCTCACAAT AATATGATCCTACAACTTGGTGATGAACGTGCAAGCAAATCAATCAGAGATGAGGGGGGCCTTGTATTACTCCCCAAGCAATTGTGGTCCTCagtgaagaagagagaagaCGGCAACGGCGATATAACCTGCTGTGAAGTCGGATGGTTGTTAGATGAGGGGAGAGCCATCACATCAAAATGCATCTTTTCAGGCAAAGCACTGCTTAAG GAGATTGCAATAGCAAATGAAACTGCAACTCAAATATAA